GCCCCACGGTCCTCGTTTCCACACCGGCAACCTCACGTGTGAAGGTCCTGAAGGTGCGCGGCTTGGCCCGCTTGACGAGATACGCCCGCACGGGTGCCTCGATCCCCTTGACCTGGATCGGGTCGGAGGCGACCACGTCGAACAGACCGCGCACATGGGTCATCGTCTCGTAGGAGATGAGGATGCCCCCCGGAGGCGCTTTGCCCTCGAGACGGCTCGCCAGGTTGACGGTGTGGCCGATGGCCGTGTACTCGCTACGGGCGCCGACGTTGCCGAGCATCGCCAGTCCCGTGTGGATCCCGATCCTCATCGCCAGTCCGCTCGTGGCGCTCTGGTCGCTCGTCGCTCTCGCCTTGAGTGCGTCCTGCATCTCGAGCGCCGCCCGAATGGCGCGCTCGGGATCGTCCTCGCGGGCCACGGGAGCCCCGAACAGCGCCATGACGGCGTCGCCGATGTGTTTGTCGATCGTCCCGCCGTGCGCCGTGATGATGGCATCGATCTCTGCCCACACGCCGTTCATCACGTCTGCGACGTCTTCCGGATCCATGGTCTGCGACATCGACGTGAAGCCCTGCACGTCTGCGAAGACGACGGTCACCTGCTTGCGCTGGTCCTCGGCCGCCTCGCCGGCGCTTCGGAGGAGCGCCAGTTGATCCTGCAGCGCGGCAATCGCTGGATCGACTGCATCGCCGAGCACGGAGCGCTGCGCCTCGAGCGCCGCGATGGCCTGCTCCAGCTTCGCTTCCGATGACTCGACTTCGCTCATCGCCATCTCCGGCCGGGTGGCCACACGTTCCGGCTTGGGGCAAGCGTAATTGCGGCCGACTGGTTGGCATTGCGGATCATGGGCGAAGCCTCTGCGAGCCCGGAGCGGGATCGATGCCGGCCCGGTCAGAGGGCGATGCGCATGCCCTCTCGGGCGGCGTCGACAAGTGGGAACTCCCGACGCGCTTGGCGAACGATGTCGTCTATGGCTGCGTCCGACCGGTTGGGGTCGTGGCTCGTCAGGATGAGCCTCTCCACCTCGGCACCCCGGGCTGCGGCGACGGCGTCGCGCCAAGTGCTGTGGCCCCAGCCGCGGTATGCGTCGTATTCGCCGGGCGTGTACTGGGCGTCGTGCAGCAACACCGTCGCCTCCGCAGCCAGCGCGGTCAGCCTGGCGTCGGCGTCCGGTTCCCCCGCCTCGTGGTCGGTGGCGATCACGACCGAGCGATTGCCGCGGTCGATGCGATAGGCGGTGACCCCCTGGGGATGACGCAGCGTCGTGTGGGTGATCTCGAAGCCGTCGAGTGTGATCGGCTCGTCACCGATGGCGACGTATCGTCTCCTTTCGACGTCGTCGTCGATGTCGACTGGGAACCAAGGCGGCCTGAAGACGCCTCGGATCGCCTCGGCGAGGGTGAGGCCCTCGGGAGGGCGGCCGTAGAACACGAAGCGGTGCTGCTCGTCGTAGAGGGGCGAGAAGAACTGCAGCCCCTGCAGGTGGTCGAAGTGGTAGTGCGTGAGGAACACGTGGTATTCGGTCGGGACCTCGTGGCGCAGAGCCGCCGCGAAGGCCATCCCCGTGCCGCAGTCGAAGATGATCTGACGCCCGTCGACGCCGTCGACGCCGAAGCAGGTCGTGTGCCCGCCGTAGCGCACGACGTCGCGTCCGGAGGTGGGCGCTGAGCCGCGGGCACCGTGCACTGTGAGATGGACCCCCGAGGGCATCCGGGGACGCTACACCACCGGCCGGAGCGGGAGGCGCCGGGCGGCGGCTCGGCCCATCGGTGTGCCGCGTCCGGGAGGGGTCCGGGTTGCCGCCCGAGAGTATCCTCCGCCGCCGATCGCCGATTGTCGAGGAGAGGTGGACAATGAGGCTCGCGGCGCTGCGTCCACCGATGCTTCGCACCGAGGAGTCCGAGGAGCAGCACAGGAGCGCCACCTGGCTCGAACTGTTCTACGACCTGGTCTTCGTGGTCGCGGTCGCAGCGCTGGGACATCGTCTCCTGCTCGATCCCGACTGGTCGGGCGCTCTGGGGTTCGTCGGGTTGTTCGTGCCGCTCTGGTGGTCGTGGGCGAGCTTCACCTTCTACGCCGACAGATACGACACGGACGATCTCGGGCAGCGGCTGCTCGCCGTTGCGCAGATGGTCGCCATCGCACTCATGGCTGCCTCGGTCTCCGGAGACGAGGCGGATTCGACCGCGGCGTTCGCCGCCGCCTTCGTGGCGGCCCGCGCCGTTCTCCTCGTCATGTACTGGAGAGCGCACCGATCGGTGCCCCGCACGAGGGACCTGGTGTCGGGTTACCTGCGAGGATTCTCAGCGGGCGGAGCGTTCTGGCTGGCATCGATCTTCGTGCCGCCGGGCGTCCGGTACGGGCTGTGGACGATCGGCCTCGCCATCGACCTGGCGACCCCGTACCGGCTGCGGAAGGTCCAGGCGACGGTCCCTCTCGACGTATCGCACCTCCCGGAGCGCTTCGGCTTGTTCACGATCCTCGTCCTCGGAGAATCGATCGCGGCGGTGGTCTCGGGGATCTCTGCCCACGAATGGAACGCCGCCACCACGACCGGCGGCGTGCTCGGCGTGCTCGTCGCCAGCGCGCTGTGGTGGCTCTACTTCGACAACCTGGAGGGCTCGGTGGTCAGGCGACGCCCGGAGCAGCGGACCGCATGGAAGCCGACGGTGTGGATCTACGCGCACCTCCCGCTCGCACTGGCGCTCACCGCCACCGGCATCGGGCTCGACTTCGCAGTCGCCCGGCACGTCGAGGCTGCAGAACGATGGCTCCTCGTCGGCTCGGTGGCGGGAGCTCTCCTCGCCATGGCGGCCATCCACGTCGCCACCGACCGCGGCAACTCGGGACGCGACCGGCGCCAGGCACAGGTGCGCCTGGTGGCGGTCCCGTTCGTTCTCGCACTAGGTCTGCTCGGCAGCGCCGTCGACTCGAACGTCGTGCTCGCCGGGCTCATCGTCATCATCGGGGCACAGGTCGTGCACGACCTGCAGGCATATGCGCCACGCTCCTGACAGCAGCGACCCGGGAAGGACGAGGACGTGCTGCTCGACCGGCGCCACCAACCTCCCACGGGGACACAACTAGCGTCGCGAACGTGAAGCCGGTGATCACGCCAGATGAGTCGGCCAAGCTCGACGCGGCTGCGGACGCGCCGATCGAGACGCTCATGGAGCGCGCCGGGCTGGCGGTGGCAGTCGCCGCAGCCGAGATGGGTGCCCGGTACGGCTCCCGGGTTGCGGTCCTGTGCGGAAGGGGCAACAACGGCGGCGACGGGTACGTCGCAGCCGCCGAGCTCGTCAAGCGCGGGGCCATGCCTGTGATCCACGCCCTCGGCACACCGCCTCCCGGCAGCGCAGCCGAGTGGGCGGCGCTGCGCGCCGCTTCCCGCGGCGTTCGTGTCGTGCAGATGGGAGCCCCGCTCTCGGTGGACCTCGTGATCGATGCCGTCTTCGGCGTCGGCTTTCACGGCGAGCTGCCGGACGAGGCGCGCCGGTGGGCGGAGAGCCGCCAGAGGGTGCTCGCCGTCGACGTGCCGTCCGGGTTGGACGCGGCGACCGGGGAGGCGGGCAGCGTGTTCAGCGCAGAGCGAACCGTGACGTTCCACGCCCTCAAGCCGGGTCATCTCGTCGGCCGGGGTCCGGATCTCTGCGGCGCGATCACCGTTGCCGACATCGGTCTGCTCGGCGGAGAGGCCATTCTGCTCGTCGCCGAGGACGGCGACGCCCCGCGACCTGCGAGACCCCGGTCGGCTCACAAGTGGTCTGCCGGGTCGGTCGCCGTCGTCGGCGGGTCGCCCGGACTCACGGGTGCCGTTGTCCTGGCGGCTCGCGCCGCACTCGGCGCCGGTGCCGGAGCGGCGGCGATGATCGTTCCGGCGACTCAGCAACCGATAGCGGCGTGTGCGACCCCCCAGGTCATGTCGGTCGGCCTCGGAGGCGACCGATTCGCCGCAGAGGACGCGCCTGCCGTCGTGGCGGCCGCCGAGCGCTTCGACGTGATGGTTCTCGGCCCCGGCCTCGGCACGGGAGGCGGCGCATTCGTGTCGGAGATCCTCCGCCGGCGCAGCGGGGCGGTCGTGCTCGACGCCGACGGTCTCAACGCCCTCGACGGCACGAGCGAGCTGGCCGGGAGGTCGGGGGCCACGATCATCACTCCCCACGCCGGCGAGTACGCCCGCCTCGTCGGCGAGGAGGCCGGTTGGCACAGCGCCGCAACGTTGGCGGACGCCGCCGGGATCGTGGTCGTCCTCAAGGGCAACCCGACATTCGTCCTCGGCTCGCAGCGATGGGCCGTCACGAGCGGCGGCCCGGAGCTGGCAACCATCGGCACGGGAGACGTGCTGGCGGGAGCGATCGCGGCGCTCTGGGCACGGGGGCTCGCCCCGGAGGTTGCGGCCAGATCGGCCGCCCACTGGCATGGGCGCGCCGGTGCGGTACTGGCGGCGTCCGCTCCGGTGACCGCCGACCGGCTCGCCTCTGAGATCGGGCGGTGGGTGGTGTGAGGCAGTCGTGGGTCGAAGTCGATCTGGCGGCCATCCGTCACAACGTGGCGTCGATCGCCGCCGAGGTGGCCCCGGCGGCGATGTGCACCGTCGTCAAGGCAGACGGGTACGGTCACGGTGACGTCCCGGTCGCCGAGGCCGCCACCGCCGGAGGCGCAGCATCGCTGGCGGTGGCCCTCGTCGAGGAGGGCGTCCGGCTGCGCGAAGCCGGGATCGACCACCCGATCCTCGTGCTCGCCGAGCCACCTCCCGAGGACGCGCCCGAGGTGGTGGCGTGGCGGCTCACCCCGACCGTGTACACCGAACGGTTCGTGGAGTCGTTGGAGCGGGCGGCGGGGGATCGGCCCGTCGGGGTGCACCTCAAGGTGGACACGGGGATGCATCGGGTCGGCGCCGACCCGCCGCTTGCCGTCGACCTGGCACGCAGGATCGCGGCCAACCGCCTCCTGTCCCTCGAAGCGGTGTGGACCCACTTCGCGGTGGCGGAAGAGGATCAGCACTTCACGGACGCCCAGACGTCAGCGCTCCTGGCGGTGCGAGACCGCCTCCGGGCGGCGGGGATCGCAGTGCCGGCGGCACACGCCGCCAACACGGCGGGAGCGCTCATGTCACCCTCGGCACGACTCGACATGGTGCGAGTGGGGCTCGGCACATACGGGCTTCGGCCTCATCCGTCGGCAGGCGCCCATCTCGATCTCAGGCCGGCGATGCGAGTCGTGAGCCGGGTCGCCCACGTGAGATCGTTGGAGGAGGGGTCGCGCCCGTCGTACGGGAGGCGCCGCGCGCTCGGCCGCCGGTCTCTGGTTGCCACGGTGCCGATCGGGTATGCCGACGGCGTCTCGCGTCGTCTGTCGTCCGTCGGGGGCCAGGTGCTGGTGCGCGGGCGCCGCGTGCCGTACGCAGGAACGGTGACCATGGACCAGGTCGTCGTCGACGTCGGGGACGGGCCCGTCGAGGTTGGGGACGAGGTCGTGGTGCTCGGCAGCCAGGGTGCCGAGTCGATCGCCGCCGATGACTGGGCCGCCTGGCTCGACACGATCAGCTACGAGATCGTGTGCGATTTCGGACCCCGGCTGCCGCGGCGCTACTCGGGAGGCGACCGTGCCTGAAGGCTCGCTCACCTCCGTCCCAGGGGTCCGCGTCGGGCACTGGACGAACGCGGTGGCGGCGACCGGCGTCACCGTGATGGTGTTCCCCGAGCCGAACATCGCCGCGTTCGAGGCGAGGGGCGCCGCCCCGGGGACGAGGGAGACCGCCTTGCTCGCTCCGGACAAGAAGGTCGAGATGGTCCAAGCGATCGTGTTTGCGGGAGGCAGTGCCTTCGGCCTCGATGCCGCCTCCGGAGTCGTCGCCGAGGTCGAGCGCGAGGGCAGGGGCCATCCGACACCGGCGGCGCTCGTGCCGATCGTGCCGGCGGCGATCCTCTACGACCTCGTCGTCGGGGACGGGTCGGTAAGACCGGACGCGGCCGCCGGGGCGGCGGCATACCGGGCGGCCCACTCCGGACCGGTGGAGGTCGGCAGCGTCGGCGCCGGCACGGGGGCAACGGCTGCGAAATGGCGGGGTAGGGAGCACATCGTGCGCGCCGGCGTCGGGTCCGCGGCCGTGCGTGCCGG
The window above is part of the Acidimicrobiia bacterium genome. Proteins encoded here:
- a CDS encoding MBL fold metallo-hydrolase yields the protein MPSGVHLTVHGARGSAPTSGRDVVRYGGHTTCFGVDGVDGRQIIFDCGTGMAFAAALRHEVPTEYHVFLTHYHFDHLQGLQFFSPLYDEQHRFVFYGRPPEGLTLAEAIRGVFRPPWFPVDIDDDVERRRYVAIGDEPITLDGFEITHTTLRHPQGVTAYRIDRGNRSVVIATDHEAGEPDADARLTALAAEATVLLHDAQYTPGEYDAYRGWGHSTWRDAVAAARGAEVERLILTSHDPNRSDAAIDDIVRQARREFPLVDAAREGMRIAL
- a CDS encoding low temperature requirement protein A → MRLAALRPPMLRTEESEEQHRSATWLELFYDLVFVVAVAALGHRLLLDPDWSGALGFVGLFVPLWWSWASFTFYADRYDTDDLGQRLLAVAQMVAIALMAASVSGDEADSTAAFAAAFVAARAVLLVMYWRAHRSVPRTRDLVSGYLRGFSAGGAFWLASIFVPPGVRYGLWTIGLAIDLATPYRLRKVQATVPLDVSHLPERFGLFTILVLGESIAAVVSGISAHEWNAATTTGGVLGVLVASALWWLYFDNLEGSVVRRRPEQRTAWKPTVWIYAHLPLALALTATGIGLDFAVARHVEAAERWLLVGSVAGALLAMAAIHVATDRGNSGRDRRQAQVRLVAVPFVLALGLLGSAVDSNVVLAGLIVIIGAQVVHDLQAYAPRS
- a CDS encoding NAD(P)H-hydrate dehydratase — translated: MKPVITPDESAKLDAAADAPIETLMERAGLAVAVAAAEMGARYGSRVAVLCGRGNNGGDGYVAAAELVKRGAMPVIHALGTPPPGSAAEWAALRAASRGVRVVQMGAPLSVDLVIDAVFGVGFHGELPDEARRWAESRQRVLAVDVPSGLDAATGEAGSVFSAERTVTFHALKPGHLVGRGPDLCGAITVADIGLLGGEAILLVAEDGDAPRPARPRSAHKWSAGSVAVVGGSPGLTGAVVLAARAALGAGAGAAAMIVPATQQPIAACATPQVMSVGLGGDRFAAEDAPAVVAAAERFDVMVLGPGLGTGGGAFVSEILRRRSGAVVLDADGLNALDGTSELAGRSGATIITPHAGEYARLVGEEAGWHSAATLADAAGIVVVLKGNPTFVLGSQRWAVTSGGPELATIGTGDVLAGAIAALWARGLAPEVAARSAAHWHGRAGAVLAASAPVTADRLASEIGRWVV
- the alr gene encoding alanine racemase, producing the protein MRQSWVEVDLAAIRHNVASIAAEVAPAAMCTVVKADGYGHGDVPVAEAATAGGAASLAVALVEEGVRLREAGIDHPILVLAEPPPEDAPEVVAWRLTPTVYTERFVESLERAAGDRPVGVHLKVDTGMHRVGADPPLAVDLARRIAANRLLSLEAVWTHFAVAEEDQHFTDAQTSALLAVRDRLRAAGIAVPAAHAANTAGALMSPSARLDMVRVGLGTYGLRPHPSAGAHLDLRPAMRVVSRVAHVRSLEEGSRPSYGRRRALGRRSLVATVPIGYADGVSRRLSSVGGQVLVRGRRVPYAGTVTMDQVVVDVGDGPVEVGDEVVVLGSQGAESIAADDWAAWLDTISYEIVCDFGPRLPRRYSGGDRA
- a CDS encoding P1 family peptidase produces the protein MPEGSLTSVPGVRVGHWTNAVAATGVTVMVFPEPNIAAFEARGAAPGTRETALLAPDKKVEMVQAIVFAGGSAFGLDAASGVVAEVEREGRGHPTPAALVPIVPAAILYDLVVGDGSVRPDAAAGAAAYRAAHSGPVEVGSVGAGTGATAAKWRGREHIVRAGVGSAAVRAGDAIVGCLVVVNAMGDVFDVDGTPITGGPPAPGPPAFATSELMNTTLVTVATDAKLDRVGLIRLVVRAHDAIGACLRPAHTRYDGDAVFAVSCGERMADPDALGEAAFAATAAAIVDGVASADEGPVPWDPKVVL